A stretch of Myceligenerans xiligouense DNA encodes these proteins:
- a CDS encoding chorismate-binding protein, with the protein MSPTLRRPARTRTSATILATRDVTGNTGWAAHAGRVATHVTRCVDLHTEPEALAQGMWFVVAEFEGRARAWQFRDVTPAPEAGAHAIARRSPGPPSDMDRAPHPEPAPDGWTGPDPTAWTSSMDRAAYEAAVHRIREHVREGDVYQANLCRVLAAPLAARTNADGTTTEPDARALADRLAAGNPAPHASAIHVPAATPGTDGHTVDPVWVVSASPELYLSLEPGPDGVVVTSGPIKGTARTPDGLTDKDRAENVMITDLVRNDLQRVCRPGTVQVSGLLAVEHHPGLVHLVSRVRGVLSDEVGRDPGAWRHLLAATFPPGSVSGAPKSSALRIIDDLEPTPRGPYCGAVGWVDGDAGTASLAVGIRTFWWERGDDGGSGAGTLRFGTGAGITWGSDPAAEWHETELKAERLVGLASSGTGPAVSRSVISTGRMTS; encoded by the coding sequence GTGTCCCCGACTCTGCGCCGACCGGCGAGAACCCGCACCAGCGCGACGATCCTGGCCACCCGTGACGTGACCGGGAACACCGGCTGGGCGGCCCACGCCGGGCGCGTCGCGACGCACGTGACTCGTTGTGTCGACCTGCACACCGAGCCGGAGGCACTGGCGCAGGGCATGTGGTTCGTGGTCGCGGAGTTCGAGGGCCGAGCCCGTGCGTGGCAGTTCCGGGACGTGACCCCGGCCCCGGAGGCCGGGGCGCACGCGATCGCACGACGGTCCCCGGGGCCGCCGTCGGACATGGACCGTGCACCGCACCCGGAGCCGGCGCCGGACGGCTGGACCGGGCCGGACCCCACGGCGTGGACCAGTTCCATGGATCGCGCCGCCTACGAGGCGGCGGTGCACCGGATCCGGGAGCACGTGCGCGAGGGCGACGTCTACCAGGCCAACCTCTGCCGCGTCCTGGCCGCCCCGCTGGCGGCCCGGACCAACGCCGACGGCACGACCACCGAGCCCGACGCCCGCGCCCTCGCCGACCGGCTCGCCGCCGGCAATCCCGCACCGCACGCCTCCGCGATCCACGTCCCCGCCGCGACGCCGGGCACGGACGGTCACACCGTCGACCCTGTCTGGGTGGTCAGCGCCTCCCCCGAGCTGTACCTGTCGCTGGAGCCCGGGCCCGACGGCGTCGTCGTCACGTCCGGGCCCATCAAGGGCACCGCCCGCACGCCCGACGGCCTCACCGACAAGGACCGCGCCGAGAACGTCATGATCACGGACCTGGTCCGCAACGACCTGCAACGGGTCTGCCGTCCGGGCACTGTCCAGGTGAGCGGGCTGCTCGCCGTCGAGCACCACCCCGGGCTGGTGCACCTGGTCTCGCGGGTGCGCGGGGTGCTGTCGGACGAGGTCGGCCGCGACCCCGGCGCCTGGCGGCACCTGCTGGCGGCGACGTTCCCGCCCGGATCGGTGTCGGGGGCGCCGAAGTCGTCGGCGCTGCGGATCATCGACGACCTCGAACCGACCCCGCGAGGTCCGTACTGCGGGGCGGTCGGCTGGGTCGACGGGGACGCGGGCACGGCGTCGCTCGCCGTCGGCATCCGCACGTTCTGGTGGGAGCGCGGGGACGACGGCGGCTCCGGGGCGGGCACGCTCCGCTTCGGCACGGGGGCGGGCATCACCTGGGGCAGCGACCCGGCCGCCGAGTGGCACGAGACCGAACTGAAGGCGGAACGACTGGTCGGACTGGCGTCGTCGGGCACCGGACCGGCAGTTTCGCGGTCCGTCATATCGACAGGCAGGATGACCTCATGA
- a CDS encoding aminotransferase class IV produces MTQTVIWTGGRLVSPGESAISALDHGITVGDGVFETCAVFDGQAFALTRHLRRLARSAAGLGIAEPDEEQIRDGVAAVLAAGPAAGRLRITVTDGVGPLASGRSDGPQTVVVAAGPATIRAEGRAVRSPWTRNERSAVAGLKTTSYAENVVALADAVDKGGDEAVLANTRGELCEGTGSNVFVERDGELVTPPLSVGCLAGITRELLLEWGTAAGLPVREAQAGELMFDVLDDVAAGRSHMLLTGSVRNVQPTTWLDGVDLLAGELSRTARDMFEKMRRELIDP; encoded by the coding sequence ATGACGCAGACGGTGATCTGGACGGGCGGGCGGCTCGTGTCGCCCGGCGAGAGCGCGATCAGCGCGCTCGACCACGGCATCACGGTGGGTGACGGGGTGTTCGAGACGTGTGCCGTGTTCGACGGCCAGGCGTTCGCGCTCACGCGACACCTGCGGCGGCTCGCACGGTCAGCCGCGGGGCTCGGCATCGCCGAACCCGACGAGGAGCAGATTCGCGACGGCGTCGCCGCCGTCCTCGCCGCCGGGCCGGCGGCCGGACGGCTGCGGATCACCGTGACCGACGGCGTCGGCCCGCTCGCGTCCGGACGGTCTGACGGGCCCCAGACCGTGGTCGTCGCGGCCGGGCCCGCGACGATCCGGGCGGAGGGGCGGGCGGTGCGCTCGCCCTGGACCCGCAACGAGCGGTCGGCCGTCGCGGGGCTGAAGACGACGTCGTACGCGGAGAACGTCGTGGCGCTGGCCGACGCCGTGGACAAGGGCGGCGACGAGGCCGTGCTCGCGAACACGCGCGGCGAGCTGTGCGAGGGAACCGGGTCGAACGTGTTCGTGGAGCGGGACGGCGAGCTGGTGACGCCGCCGCTGTCGGTGGGCTGCCTCGCGGGGATCACCCGCGAGCTGCTGCTGGAATGGGGCACCGCGGCCGGGCTGCCCGTGCGCGAGGCACAAGCGGGCGAGCTCATGTTCGACGTGCTCGACGACGTCGCGGCCGGGCGCTCGCACATGCTCCTGACCGGATCCGTGCGGAACGTGCAGCCCACGACATGGCTCGACGGCGTCGACCTGCTGGCCGGGGAGCTGTCGAGGACCGCGCGCGACATGTTCGAGAAGATGCGGCGCGAGCTGATCGATCCCTGA
- a CDS encoding bifunctional helix-turn-helix transcriptional regulator/GNAT family N-acetyltransferase → MSIDPRTAVVRRFNRSYTQRIGALEDSFLGMGAPLGTMRLLFEIGSRAGTVAELRARTGLDSGYVSRQLKRLGDDGLVSLGPDPADRRRRLVELTESGRALWEELEARSAERARTLLEPLTERQRDRLAGALAEADLLVRAASVTFETVDPLSPGARAAVGQYVAELATLFPFDPGEPSDEDAAQFRPPSGRFVLAVEDGEPAACGGLRDLGDGVAEIKRMWVHPGRRGAGLASRLLRHLETTAADAGHTAVRLDTNENLEAAIAMYDRAGYRRIDRYNDNPDATHFFEKRLKAWGTRPHEK, encoded by the coding sequence ATGTCGATCGATCCCCGGACCGCCGTCGTGCGCCGGTTCAACCGCAGCTACACCCAGCGCATCGGAGCCCTGGAGGACTCCTTCCTGGGGATGGGGGCGCCGCTCGGCACGATGCGGCTCCTGTTCGAGATCGGGAGCCGGGCGGGGACGGTCGCCGAGCTGCGTGCCCGCACCGGCCTCGACTCGGGGTACGTCAGCAGGCAGCTCAAGCGTCTCGGCGACGACGGGCTCGTCTCCCTCGGCCCCGACCCCGCCGACCGGCGACGGCGTCTCGTGGAGCTCACCGAGTCCGGCAGAGCCCTGTGGGAGGAACTGGAGGCTCGCTCCGCCGAGCGGGCCCGCACGCTCCTGGAGCCCTTGACCGAGCGGCAGCGCGACCGGCTGGCGGGCGCTCTTGCCGAGGCGGACCTGCTCGTGCGGGCCGCTTCCGTGACGTTCGAGACGGTGGATCCGCTGTCTCCCGGCGCGAGGGCCGCCGTCGGGCAGTACGTCGCCGAGCTCGCGACGCTTTTCCCGTTCGACCCGGGCGAGCCGTCCGACGAGGATGCGGCGCAGTTCCGGCCGCCGTCGGGCCGGTTCGTGCTGGCCGTGGAGGACGGCGAGCCGGCCGCGTGCGGCGGTCTGCGGGATCTGGGAGACGGCGTGGCCGAGATCAAGCGCATGTGGGTGCATCCCGGCCGGCGCGGGGCCGGGCTGGCGTCGCGGCTGCTGCGGCACCTGGAGACGACGGCGGCCGACGCAGGCCACACCGCCGTCCGGCTGGACACGAACGAGAACCTCGAGGCCGCGATCGCCATGTACGACCGCGCCGGCTACCGCCGCATCGACCGCTACAACGACAACCCGGACGCCACCCACTTCTTCGAGAAGCGACTGAAGGCGTGGGGGACGCGCCCTCACGAGAAATGA
- a CDS encoding Dyp-type peroxidase — translation MTGGSTSSGRAGTEDDPAGAPGPSRRGFLRGGATFLGGALGGAAVTLGGTAAWGAAGTPSDAVQAPDQAGRATVAFRGPRQPGVGTTPQAFATLVALDLAPGTDREALVRLMRVWTDDAERLMAGRPGLADSEPELAAVPARLTVTVAYGPAVFAAAGLAARAPSWLRPLPPFGVDRLEEAWSGGDLLLQVCADDPVTVSHAVRVLVKQARTFARPRWLQRGFRNSPGTVAPGTTWRNPMGQVDGTGNIDPAAEPHLVWHQDDASGWLAGGTSVVVRRIAMDLDGWDEVDRAGRENTIGRRLSDGAPLTGDHEHDEPDLAAKGPHGFGVIDAAAHLRRSRTGDPGERFLRRPYGYDDGPGDTGLLFVTYQADVDRQFLPVQRRLDELDLLNAWTTPVGSAVFAVPPGAGPGEYLGQALLAG, via the coding sequence GTGACCGGCGGCTCGACCTCCTCCGGCCGGGCCGGGACGGAGGACGACCCCGCCGGAGCGCCCGGGCCGTCGCGCCGGGGATTCCTGCGCGGCGGGGCCACGTTCCTGGGCGGCGCCCTCGGCGGAGCGGCAGTCACACTGGGCGGCACGGCCGCCTGGGGTGCCGCGGGGACGCCGTCGGACGCCGTGCAGGCGCCGGACCAGGCGGGACGGGCGACGGTCGCGTTCCGCGGGCCGCGTCAGCCGGGTGTCGGCACCACGCCGCAGGCGTTCGCCACGCTCGTCGCGCTCGACCTGGCACCCGGGACGGACCGGGAGGCCCTGGTGCGCCTCATGCGGGTCTGGACCGATGACGCGGAACGGCTGATGGCGGGGCGGCCCGGGCTCGCGGACAGCGAACCGGAGCTCGCGGCGGTCCCGGCGCGGCTCACGGTGACCGTGGCCTACGGTCCAGCGGTGTTCGCGGCGGCGGGCCTGGCCGCCCGAGCGCCGTCGTGGCTGCGCCCGCTGCCGCCGTTCGGGGTGGACCGGCTCGAGGAAGCCTGGTCGGGGGGCGACCTGCTGCTGCAGGTCTGCGCGGACGATCCGGTCACCGTCTCCCACGCGGTGCGCGTGCTGGTGAAGCAGGCGCGCACGTTCGCCCGTCCGCGCTGGCTCCAGCGTGGTTTCCGCAACAGCCCGGGCACGGTCGCGCCAGGCACGACGTGGCGCAACCCCATGGGCCAGGTGGACGGCACGGGCAACATCGACCCCGCGGCCGAACCGCACCTGGTCTGGCATCAGGACGACGCGTCCGGCTGGCTGGCCGGCGGGACGTCCGTCGTGGTGCGCCGCATCGCGATGGACCTGGACGGCTGGGACGAGGTCGACCGTGCCGGTCGGGAGAACACCATCGGGCGCAGGCTGTCCGACGGCGCGCCTCTGACCGGCGACCACGAGCACGACGAGCCGGACCTGGCGGCCAAGGGGCCCCACGGTTTCGGCGTCATCGACGCCGCGGCACACCTGCGCCGGTCGCGGACCGGTGACCCCGGCGAGCGGTTCCTGCGCCGCCCGTACGGCTACGACGACGGGCCGGGCGACACCGGCCTCCTGTTCGTGACCTACCAGGCGGACGTCGACCGGCAGTTCCTTCCGGTCCAGCGCCGGCTGGACGAGCTGGACCTGCTCAACGCGTGGACGACGCCGGTCGGCTCGGCGGTCTTCGCGGTGCCGCCGGGCGCGGGGCCGGGTGAGTATCTGGGTCAGGCGCTGCTGGCGGGATGA
- a CDS encoding copper chaperone PCu(A)C — protein sequence MNRSIIARTRTRPRALAAAAVAGLALLPTACAAGSQAAPDGSAAPAADATALTAEDPWAKAVDDGMTAVFGTLTNTSDHDVRLVAAATDAAESAELHVFADDGGTPVMQEADDGLLIPADEDLTLEPGGPHLMLLGVTEPLEPGEDVVVVVAAEDGSELEITAPVRSFDGANESYEPGDDEAGESMNDSAHSGDEHSPDMDPGEESSGDESSGREEDR from the coding sequence ATGAACCGATCCATCATTGCCCGTACCCGTACCCGCCCCCGTGCCCTGGCGGCGGCCGCCGTCGCCGGCCTGGCGCTGCTGCCCACGGCCTGCGCCGCCGGGTCGCAGGCCGCTCCGGACGGCTCGGCGGCACCCGCGGCCGACGCTACGGCGCTGACCGCCGAGGATCCGTGGGCCAAGGCCGTCGACGACGGCATGACCGCCGTCTTCGGCACCCTCACGAACACCTCCGACCACGACGTGCGCCTCGTCGCGGCCGCCACCGACGCCGCGGAGTCGGCGGAACTGCACGTGTTCGCCGACGACGGCGGGACGCCCGTCATGCAGGAGGCCGACGACGGGCTCCTGATCCCCGCGGACGAGGACCTCACCCTGGAGCCCGGCGGGCCGCACCTGATGCTGCTGGGTGTCACCGAGCCGCTGGAGCCGGGTGAGGACGTCGTCGTCGTCGTGGCGGCGGAGGACGGCTCGGAGCTGGAGATCACCGCCCCGGTCCGGTCGTTCGACGGCGCGAACGAGAGCTACGAGCCGGGCGACGACGAGGCCGGGGAATCGATGAACGACTCCGCGCACTCCGGCGACGAGCACTCCCCCGACATGGACCCCGGCGAGGAGAGCTCCGGTGACGAGAGCTCCGGCCGCGAGGAGGACAGGTGA